Proteins encoded within one genomic window of bacterium:
- a CDS encoding FAD-binding protein yields MKTERIETDPLIVCSGFAGLWAAISAREAGVERVAVLDKASIAMSSQSRLCAGATIYCLPEDDSDLWLRDIGRAPAQEPNPGLVTRFGSGIDKNSNRARIWSCLLRSSYFRPELWSWE; encoded by the coding sequence TTGAAGACCGAGCGCATCGAGACGGACCCGCTGATCGTCTGCAGCGGCTTCGCCGGTCTATGGGCGGCCATCAGCGCACGCGAAGCGGGAGTCGAACGCGTGGCCGTCCTGGACAAGGCGTCGATCGCGATGTCGAGTCAATCGAGACTGTGTGCGGGCGCCACAATCTACTGCCTGCCCGAAGACGACAGCGATCTCTGGTTGCGCGATATCGGTCGGGCCCCTGCGCAAGAGCCGAATCCAGGCCTGGTAACTCGCTTCGGATCTGGAATTGACAAGAATTCCAATCGTGCGAGAATTTGGTCGTGTCTTCTACGATCGAGTTATTTCCGACCAGAGCTTTGGTCCTGGGAATGA
- a CDS encoding glyoxalase codes for MATVPRTYFSHIGIHVHNMEVMVSFYTELMGLEITDRGKLPLPGNPEIVFLSSDPEEHHQIALVEGRQDGGIEAGVVNQLSFHVKSLDELRAMKTAAEKAGVTRFMPISHGRGWSVYFPDPEGNGIECFVDTPWHVRQPVVDPLDLSLSEDELTAQTEAKYKGTPDFQPMEDWKQALAQRLSERFGE; via the coding sequence ATGGCCACAGTCCCCCGAACTTACTTCAGCCACATCGGCATTCACGTCCACAACATGGAGGTGATGGTGAGCTTCTACACCGAACTCATGGGTCTCGAGATCACCGACCGCGGCAAGCTCCCCCTTCCGGGTAATCCCGAGATCGTCTTCCTGAGTTCCGACCCGGAGGAACATCACCAGATTGCTCTGGTCGAAGGCCGCCAGGACGGCGGGATAGAGGCCGGCGTGGTGAACCAGCTCTCCTTCCACGTGAAGAGTCTGGATGAACTCCGCGCCATGAAGACTGCCGCCGAAAAGGCCGGTGTCACGCGCTTCATGCCCATCAGCCACGGACGCGGCTGGTCGGTCTACTTCCCGGATCCCGAAGGCAATGGCATCGAGTGTTTCGTCGATACGCCGTGGCACGTTCGCCAGCCAGTAGTCGATCCCCTGGATCTCTCTTTGAGCGAAGACGAACTCACGGCGCAGACCGAAGCAAAGTACAAGGGCACTCCGGACTTCCAACCCATGGAAGACTGGAAGCAGGCCCTTGCCCAGCGGCTGAGCGAGAGATTCGGCGAGTAG
- a CDS encoding transcriptional regulator — protein sequence MSSTIELFPTRALVLGMIRNDGKLLVSELNPVAEACGITSERLRSCLRRLVAKGILSRSGSGRWTHFALTELGLEKLQKGRNRIKLAYLQDRGERPWDGNWHLVGFAIPESRRTLRDSFRTRLRKLGGAPIQGGLYVCAHPWEPDVMAEAKRLEVAGYISLMSTRDLEIAGTRDPETIAEMLWSLRDLAQRYHELNQRYSEMVPRLKNMRDYNMALSDGRFVQHTLRMGVDFSRIFDPDPLLPLELLPAPWPGTLARTLIRQGRALALQIRQQQKGALLFSDFDETIGGMER from the coding sequence GTGTCTTCTACGATCGAGTTATTTCCGACCAGAGCTTTGGTCCTGGGAATGATCCGGAATGACGGGAAACTGCTCGTCTCCGAACTCAACCCGGTGGCGGAAGCCTGTGGAATCACTTCGGAACGGCTGCGTTCCTGCCTGCGGCGGCTGGTGGCAAAGGGAATCCTCAGTCGCTCCGGTAGCGGCAGGTGGACCCATTTCGCCCTGACCGAACTCGGGTTGGAAAAGCTGCAAAAGGGTAGGAACCGGATAAAGCTCGCCTATCTGCAGGACCGCGGTGAACGACCCTGGGACGGCAACTGGCATCTGGTCGGCTTTGCGATTCCCGAGTCGCGTCGAACTCTGCGAGACAGCTTCCGGACACGGCTTCGAAAACTCGGCGGGGCACCGATCCAGGGCGGACTCTATGTGTGTGCCCACCCGTGGGAACCCGATGTGATGGCCGAGGCCAAGCGTCTCGAAGTGGCGGGCTACATCAGCCTGATGAGCACGCGGGACCTGGAGATCGCCGGTACTCGAGATCCGGAAACCATCGCCGAAATGCTCTGGTCGCTTCGGGATCTTGCGCAGCGTTATCACGAGTTGAACCAGCGGTACTCTGAAATGGTTCCCAGGCTCAAGAACATGCGCGACTACAACATGGCTCTTTCAGACGGCCGTTTCGTGCAGCATACGCTGCGAATGGGCGTCGATTTCTCGCGCATCTTCGATCCCGATCCCCTTCTCCCACTCGAACTCTTGCCCGCCCCATGGCCGGGAACTCTGGCCCGCACGTTGATTCGCCAGGGGCGCGCTCTGGCGTTGCAGATTCGTCAGCAGCAGAAGGGTGCCTTGTTGTTCAGCGATTTCGACGAGACCATTGGAGGAATGGAAAGATGA
- a CDS encoding helix-turn-helix transcriptional regulator has product MKTAISEKAPTTRSQRRRQRTRARILEAAAQLMSERGVEEVTISDITDAADVGHGTFYLHFESKADVLRPLIDERASSIHEQVDRVADGNQDPALRLATGIRIALRTIHGDPLWNWCVFHSGTPFRNLGEGMGAPPLDDMNRGLASGRFQVRSRTTAWSLIDGAMIGVLTAWNQNRLDEDAAEIAAEFILRGLGVPPEEAARIAREPLETS; this is encoded by the coding sequence GTGAAGACAGCCATCAGCGAAAAGGCGCCGACCACCCGCAGCCAGCGGCGGCGCCAGCGAACCCGGGCCCGAATCCTCGAAGCCGCAGCGCAGCTCATGAGCGAGCGCGGAGTCGAGGAAGTCACCATCTCGGACATCACGGATGCTGCGGACGTCGGCCATGGCACCTTCTACCTGCATTTCGAGAGCAAGGCCGATGTGTTGCGTCCCCTGATCGACGAACGGGCCAGTTCCATTCACGAGCAGGTCGACCGGGTCGCAGACGGCAACCAAGACCCGGCCCTGCGCCTGGCCACCGGTATCCGCATCGCGCTGCGCACGATCCACGGCGATCCGCTGTGGAACTGGTGCGTATTTCATTCGGGAACCCCCTTCCGCAATCTGGGGGAAGGAATGGGCGCGCCCCCACTCGACGATATGAACCGCGGCCTGGCCAGTGGTCGCTTCCAGGTCAGGAGTCGGACCACCGCCTGGAGCTTGATCGACGGAGCGATGATCGGAGTGCTCACCGCGTGGAATCAGAACAGACTGGACGAGGATGCCGCCGAGATCGCGGCGGAATTCATCCTGCGCGGACTTGGAGTTCCTCCGGAGGAAGCGGCGCGCATTGCCAGAGAACCACTGGAAACGTCTTGA
- a CDS encoding LLM class flavin-dependent oxidoreductase — protein sequence MKFGIFYEHQLPRPWGPNSEQKMFQEALDQVELADKLGIDYAWEVEHHFLDEYSHSAAPEVFLAACSQRTQQIRLGHGIVLMLPGYNQPARVAERIATLDLVSNGRVEFGTGESASRAELEGFNIEWTAETKREMWREMTEQTANMLAMDPYPGYEGEYFSMPCRNVVPKPVQRPHPPLWLACSNRETIHEAARNGMGALTFSFVDQSDAKKWVSEYYDIIKNECVPIGHTVNANIAMVTGFSCHEDAEEAKRRGMDGFRFFGFALGHHYLFGAHTPGRTDIWQAFEQARDTIPDEGANRGIGTPDQMREHLQGFADAGVDQVIFIQQGGKNRHEHICESLELFAREVMPTFKENEEERERKKQAELAPYIKKALERKKYLPALSDDEIPAILAYGRDIVEREGVEDQARGGSFSIPKTDPNA from the coding sequence ATGAAGTTCGGAATTTTCTACGAACACCAGCTTCCGCGCCCCTGGGGCCCCAATTCGGAACAGAAGATGTTCCAGGAAGCACTCGATCAGGTCGAACTCGCCGACAAACTCGGGATCGACTACGCATGGGAGGTCGAGCACCACTTTCTGGACGAGTACTCCCACTCTGCAGCGCCCGAGGTCTTCCTCGCAGCGTGCTCTCAACGCACCCAGCAGATCCGGCTAGGCCACGGGATCGTGCTGATGCTACCGGGCTACAACCAACCCGCCCGCGTGGCTGAGCGAATCGCCACCCTCGATCTGGTTTCCAATGGCCGGGTCGAGTTCGGCACCGGGGAATCGGCATCGCGAGCAGAACTCGAGGGCTTCAATATCGAGTGGACGGCCGAGACCAAGCGCGAGATGTGGCGCGAGATGACCGAGCAGACTGCCAATATGCTCGCTATGGATCCCTACCCGGGATACGAGGGCGAGTACTTCTCGATGCCGTGTCGGAACGTGGTGCCCAAGCCGGTACAGCGTCCGCACCCGCCCCTCTGGCTGGCGTGTTCGAACCGCGAGACGATCCACGAAGCTGCCCGAAACGGCATGGGAGCGCTCACGTTCTCCTTCGTGGACCAGAGCGACGCCAAGAAATGGGTCTCGGAGTACTACGACATCATCAAGAACGAGTGCGTTCCCATCGGTCACACAGTCAATGCGAACATCGCCATGGTCACGGGTTTCTCGTGTCACGAGGATGCCGAAGAAGCCAAGCGGCGAGGCATGGACGGCTTCCGCTTCTTCGGTTTTGCACTCGGACACCACTATCTTTTCGGTGCCCACACGCCGGGACGAACCGATATCTGGCAGGCTTTCGAACAGGCGCGCGACACGATCCCCGACGAGGGAGCAAATCGCGGAATCGGCACACCCGACCAGATGCGCGAGCACCTACAGGGCTTTGCGGACGCTGGGGTAGATCAGGTGATCTTCATCCAGCAGGGCGGCAAGAACCGCCACGAGCACATCTGCGAATCCCTCGAACTCTTCGCCAGGGAGGTGATGCCCACCTTCAAGGAGAACGAGGAAGAGCGCGAGCGCAAGAAGCAGGCGGAGCTGGCTCCGTACATCAAGAAGGCCCTTGAGCGCAAGAAATACCTGCCAGCACTCTCGGATGACGAGATCCCCGCCATACTCGCCTACGGCCGCGATATCGTGGAGCGTGAGGGTGTCGAAGATCAGGCGCGCGGCGGCTCGTTCTCGATCCCGAAAACGGACCCGAACGCATGA